One Microcaecilia unicolor chromosome 4, aMicUni1.1, whole genome shotgun sequence genomic region harbors:
- the BOLA3 gene encoding bolA-like protein 3 isoform X2 translates to MAGVEKESSAAFGVLCSACRRRHELGYPPPAQEWRGCGAMYEIHIESEEFKEKKIVQQHQMINQALENEIKDMHGLRIFTSVPKR, encoded by the exons ATGGCTGGCGTTGAGAAGGAAAGCAGTGCGGCGTTTGGGGTGTTGTGCAGCGCTTGTCGACGCCGTCATGAGCTGGGTTATCCGCCTCCTGCGCAAGAGTGGA GAGGCTGTGGAGCAATGTATGAAATCCACATAGAATCTGAAGAATTCAAAGAGAAGAAAATAGTACAACAGCATCAGATGATTAATCAA GCTCTTGAAAATGAGATTAAAGACATGCATGGACTAAGGATTTTCACATCTGTGCCAAAACGCTGA
- the BOLA3 gene encoding bolA-like protein 3 isoform X1: MSWVIRLLRKSGILLLSRTRNFASGTDGEIKITQILKEKFPLASSVKVVDISGGCGAMYEIHIESEEFKEKKIVQQHQMINQALENEIKDMHGLRIFTSVPKR; the protein is encoded by the exons ATGAGCTGGGTTATCCGCCTCCTGCGCAAGAGTGGA ATTCTTCTGCTGTCTCGGACAAGGAATTTTGCTTCAGGTACTGATGGGGAAATCAAAATAACCCAGATTCTTAAAGAAAAGTTTCCACTGGCTTCCTCTGTGAAAGTAGTGGACATTTCAG GAGGCTGTGGAGCAATGTATGAAATCCACATAGAATCTGAAGAATTCAAAGAGAAGAAAATAGTACAACAGCATCAGATGATTAATCAA GCTCTTGAAAATGAGATTAAAGACATGCATGGACTAAGGATTTTCACATCTGTGCCAAAACGCTGA